The sequence TGCCGAGCTGGGTAATTGCCGGCGGGACAAACGGGAATACCATGGCTTCACGCATTTGCATGAAGTACCCCATGGCGCGCCCGGCTATGGACTGCACGTCCTGGCCTGCACCGGTTCGCTCGCTCCAGTCGCGCATCTTCACGAAGGCGATACCATTATTCTGGCCGCGACCGCTGAAACTGAAACCGATCACCGAGAATACCGACTCCACGTTGGCTTTTTCCTGTTCGAGGAAATAGCTTTCCACTTTATCCATGACCGCCATTGAGCGCTCTTTAGTGGAACCCACGGGCAGCGACATCTGGGTGAACATAATGCCCTGATCCTCGTCGGGCAGAAAGGAGCCGGGCAGGCGGCCGAACAGCAGGGCCAGGGCGCCGACGATCACCAGATACACCACCATAAAACGGCCTTTACGCGCCAGCATATAGCCAACACCGCGTTGATAGCTGTCGCTGCTGCTGTCGAATTTACGGTTAAACCAGCCGAAGAAACCGCGCCGCGCGTAGTGGTCGACATCGCTCTTACGCAACATGCTGGCACACAGTGCCGGGGTTAGGGTTAGGGCGACCACTACCGAGAGCAGCATGGCAGACACAATGGTGATCGAGAACTGGCGATAGATAATCCCGGTGGAACCGCCAAAGAACGCCATCGGAATAAAGACGGCCGACAGTACCAGCGCGATACCAATAAGGGCACCGGTAATCTGCGACATGGATTTGCGTGTCGCCTCGCGCGGCCCGAGATTGTCTTCGTGCATGACGCGCTCGACGTTTTCCACCACTACAATGGCGTCGTCCACCAACAGGCCGATAGCCAGCACCATAGCGAACATGGTCAGGGTGTTTACTGAAAAGCCGAATGCCAGCAAGGTGGCAAAAGTACCCATCAGCACCACCGGTACCGCAATGGTTGGAATGAGCGTGGCGCGGAAGTTTTGTAGAAACAGGTACATCACCAGAAACACCAGCACGATGGCTTCGATCAGGGTGTGTACGACGCCTTCAATCGATAGCTTGACGAAGGGTGTGGTATCAAACGCTTTCACCACAGTTAGCCCATGGGGGAAGAAGGGTTTGAGGTCTTCGATACGCGCCATGACCGCATCCGCTGTATCCAGCGCATTGGCACCCGAGGCGAGCGTGACCGCCAGCCCGGTGGCGGCTTGGTTGTTGTACTCGGTTTCAAATTGGTAGTTTTCTGCGCCCATTTCCACGCGTGCAACGTCGCCGAGGGTAATTTGCGAACCGTCGGCATTGACCCGCAGTAAAATATTGCTGAACTCCCGGGCGTTGTTCAGTCGGGTTTGAACCACAATACTGGCGTTAATATCCTGCCCAGGTAAGGCGGGCGCGCCACCCAATTCGCCGGCGGCGATTTGAGCATTTTGGGCGCGGATGGCGTTGACCACATCGACAGTGGTGAAGTCGTAGGCCGCCATCTTGTGGGCGTCCAGCCAGATGCGCATGGCGTATTGCGAGCCGAATAGCTGGATCGTACCCACACCATTAACCCGGCTTAGTGGTTCACGCACGTTGGCTGCGATAAAGTCGGAAATATCGTACTTGTCCAGGCTGCCGTCTTCCGACACAAAACCCAGTACCATTAAAAACCCAGCGGTGGATTTGGTAACCCGAATACCTTGTTGTTGCACCTCGTTTGGCAGCAATGGCATCGCGGCCTGTAATTTGTTTTGCACCTGTACCTGGGCGATATCCGGGTCGGTGCCGGCGAGAAAGGTGAGGGTCACCTCGGCGGTACCGCTGGAATCACTGGTGGACGACATATATTGCATATTGTCCACGCCGGTAAGATTTTGCTCGATGATCTGCACCACAGAGTCCTCAACCACCTTGGCCGAGGCGCCAGGGTAACTCGCGCGAATAGACACCGACGGTGGCGCGACTTCCGGGTACTGGGCGACTGGCAGCTGGATAATGGCCAGGACGCCGGCCAACATAATGACGATTGCAATCACCCATGCGAAAACAGGGCGATCAATAAAAAAACGCGCCATGGCTTAACCCTCCTGCGCTGGCTTTGTGGTCGGCGTAGTTGAGGCTGTCTCCGCGTTTAACTCCACCGCTTGCACAGGCGCACCGGGCGCGGTTTTTTGCAGGCCTTCGACGATCACGCGGTCGCCGGCTTGCAGGCCGGATTCCACCAGCCAATGGTTATTAATGGTCTGGCCCAACTGCAATGTACGAGATTCAACAGTGTTGTTTGCTGCCACCACCAGTGCAGTGGCTTCGCCCTGACGGTTGCGGGTGACGCCCCGTTGGGGTACGAGCAACGCGTTGTTGCGCGCGCCTTCTTCCAGCACCGCGCGCACAAACAGGCCCGGCATTAACAGATGATCCGGGTTGGGTACCAGTGCCCGAACAGTCACGCTGCCCGTGCTCTGATTTACGCTCATCTCAGAGAACTGCATCGTGCCTGCGTGTTCGTACAGCGAGCCGTCTTCCATCAATATCTGCACCTTGCCCAAATCATCGCGCTGCAGGGTGCCGGCCATCGCCTGGCGGCGCAATTTGAGCAGCTCTTTAGCAGGC comes from Teredinibacter turnerae and encodes:
- a CDS encoding efflux RND transporter permease subunit produces the protein MARFFIDRPVFAWVIAIVIMLAGVLAIIQLPVAQYPEVAPPSVSIRASYPGASAKVVEDSVVQIIEQNLTGVDNMQYMSSTSDSSGTAEVTLTFLAGTDPDIAQVQVQNKLQAAMPLLPNEVQQQGIRVTKSTAGFLMVLGFVSEDGSLDKYDISDFIAANVREPLSRVNGVGTIQLFGSQYAMRIWLDAHKMAAYDFTTVDVVNAIRAQNAQIAAGELGGAPALPGQDINASIVVQTRLNNAREFSNILLRVNADGSQITLGDVARVEMGAENYQFETEYNNQAATGLAVTLASGANALDTADAVMARIEDLKPFFPHGLTVVKAFDTTPFVKLSIEGVVHTLIEAIVLVFLVMYLFLQNFRATLIPTIAVPVVLMGTFATLLAFGFSVNTLTMFAMVLAIGLLVDDAIVVVENVERVMHEDNLGPREATRKSMSQITGALIGIALVLSAVFIPMAFFGGSTGIIYRQFSITIVSAMLLSVVVALTLTPALCASMLRKSDVDHYARRGFFGWFNRKFDSSSDSYQRGVGYMLARKGRFMVVYLVIVGALALLFGRLPGSFLPDEDQGIMFTQMSLPVGSTKERSMAVMDKVESYFLEQEKANVESVFSVIGFSFSGRGQNNGIAFVKMRDWSERTGAGQDVQSIAGRAMGYFMQMREAMVFPFVPPAITQLGTSSGFNLQLKDLSAQGHDALMAARNQLLGMAAQDSRLARVRPNGQEDMPQFKLDVDTARAAALGVSVDQINAVFSTAWAASYVNDFIDNGRVKRVYVQGDTPYRMNPDDVGDWYVRNNNGEMVSFSAFASGRWIYGSPRLERYNGISSVNIQGQGAPGVSSGEAMAIMEELAAKLPPGFGFEWTGMSLQERQSGDQAPMLYALSILVVFLCLAALYESWSVPIAVLMVVPLGVIGALLFAMLRGMSNDVYFQVGLLTTIGLSAKNAILIVEFARAIYEEEKKSLMEATMEAVRMRLRPIIMTSLAFGLGVLPLVIASGAGSGSQNAIGTGVFGGVLSATVLAIFFVPVFFVVVFQLSHRFGNKTAADSGEPAKTQST